A window of Thermodesulfobacteriota bacterium genomic DNA:
TTCTTCCAGTATCGCACCAGCCCTGGAACGTTCATCCAAAAAGGGTCTGCCAGTTCGTATGCTTTAATAAGCTCAGGGCTAACTTTAGCTCGTGCCAGGATTTCCTCGAACATCTTCACAAAATCGGGGACAATTTCATCTTCCCCTTTCCCTTCCTTTAATCTCTCCCCAATCCATTCGGTACATTGAAGGAGTCTACTTTCCAGCTCCTTCAGGTGGTCTTTGACATTATTGGACTTTCCGAAATGGGTGGGATAGACGGCTTCCGGATTTAGGTCGAGAATCCTTCTTATAGATTTCTGCCATAGCTCCACATTTATATCCGGTGGAGGTGTGGGCGGCAACGCCGGACCGCCTTCTATACATATACCGGTAACATCACCGGTGAAAACGACGTTATCTATTAAGTACGAGTGATGATGAGAAGCGTGTCCAAGGGTCTCCAAAGCCCGAATTTTAACGCTGCCGGTATTTATGGTCTCTCCATCCTCGACTGCATGTATACGTTCCTTTGAAATGGGTTCAATATTACCCCATAAGGTTTGCGTCTCCTCTTTGTAAATGAGCCTGGCCGATTCTACAAGCCTGGTCGGGTCGGCTAAATGCCTGGCTCCAAATGGGTGGACGTAAATCGTGGCACCGGCTCTGGCAAAGTGCCAAGCAGCCCCGGAGTGGTCCAAGTGTATATGGGTAACAAGAACCTTCTTTATCTCCTCGATTGGGTAGCCAAGCTCATTAAGGGATTTTTCGAGCCTGGGAAAGGTCGAATCAGGACCGGTCTCTATTAAAACGGGCTCGCCCCCATTCTCGATAAGATAGGAAGCTATTACGTTGGGTGTAAAAAAGTTAAGGTCGATAATGTTTATCTTCATGTTCAGATATCCTTTTGGAAAATTATTGTTCTTAAACGTTAACCGAATCGTTGATATAAAACAACCTTACTATTCATAAGCTATTCAGAAAATCACCACTAGTACTAAAGTAATAGCTCGATATAAAAAGAACGATTTCTGCGTGAAGCTAATGCAACCAAGGTCTAATTGACTACAATTGGCCATAAATGCATCATCCTGTTCATGGAGAACGTGCCAAGAATAATCGAGGTGCTTTTGTCCTGGCCAGTTATCCTGAGCCTGGCTATCATCCTTCTCATCGAAATCTTTAAAGATGACATCAAGGCCCTTTTCCGGCTCATCGCCTACCCGAAGGCCGTTCGAGAAAAAGCAGAAAAACCACCCGTAACCGATTCTATGTCCACTCGCAAACCTACCGGGGCAGAGTGCATTACGGTTAAGCGTGTAAAAAATTTGGGTTCCGTATACTCCATTCAAGATTGTAGGAATAAATCAAAAGATATTGATTAGCAAACCTGTCCCAAATAAGAGATTGCTTTGCCCTAAAATG
This region includes:
- a CDS encoding MBL fold metallo-hydrolase encodes the protein MKINIIDLNFFTPNVIASYLIENGGEPVLIETGPDSTFPRLEKSLNELGYPIEEIKKVLVTHIHLDHSGAAWHFARAGATIYVHPFGARHLADPTRLVESARLIYKEETQTLWGNIEPISKERIHAVEDGETINTGSVKIRALETLGHASHHHSYLIDNVVFTGDVTGICIEGGPALPPTPPPDINVELWQKSIRRILDLNPEAVYPTHFGKSNNVKDHLKELESRLLQCTEWIGERLKEGKGEDEIVPDFVKMFEEILARAKVSPELIKAYELADPFWMNVPGLVRYWKKFRLSQ